The following proteins are co-located in the Gossypium hirsutum isolate 1008001.06 chromosome A02, Gossypium_hirsutum_v2.1, whole genome shotgun sequence genome:
- the LOC107927517 gene encoding 60S ribosomal protein L5 isoform X1, which yields MGFVKAQKTKAYFKRFQVPFKRRREGKTDYRARIRLTNQDKNKYNTPKYRFVVRFSNKDITAQIISANITGDMVLASAYSHELPRYGLEVGLTNYAAAYCTGLLLGRRVLKLLEMDDEYPGNVEATGEDFSVEPTETRRPFRALLDVGLIRTTTGNNVFGALKGALDAGLDIPHSDKRFAGFSKDSKQLDAEVHRKYIYGGHVASYMRILMEDEPEKYQSHFSEYIKRGIEADNIESLYKKVHAAIRADLSAKKSEKAPPKQHKRFNLKKLTYEERKAKLIDRLHTLNAAAGADSEDED from the exons ATG GGCTTTGTTAAGGCTCAAAAAACCAAAGCTTACTTTAAGCGTTTTCAGGTTCCATTCAAGAGAAGGAGAG AGGGAAAGACTGATTACAGGGCTAGGATTCGCTTAACCAATCAAGACAAGAACAAATACAACACGCCTAAATACCGATTCGTTGTTCGATTT AGCAACAAAGATATCACCGCACAAATAATTTCTGCCAATATTACTGGTGATATGGTTCTTGCTTCGGCTTACTCACATGAGCTTCCTCGTTATGGACTTGAAGTCGGTCTTACAAACTATGCCGCTG CTTATTGCACTGGATTACTTTTGGGACGCCGTGTCCTTAAGTTGCTTGAAATGGACGATGAATATCCAGGCAATGTGGAG GCTACCGGAGAGGATTTCTCAGTTGAGCCAACTGAGACAAGGAGGCCTTTCCGAGCTCTCCTTGATGTAGGACTGATCAGGACAACCACTGGAAACAATGTTTTTGGTGCACTAAAg GGAGCTTTGGATGCCGGTTTGGATATTCCTCATAGTGATAAGAGATTTGCCGGGTTCTCCAAGGATAGTAAGCAGCTTGATGCTGAAGTTCACCGCAAATACATTTACGGTGGTCACGTAGCCTCATATATGAGG ATTTTGATGGAAGACGAGCCAGAAAAGTATCAGTCTCACTTCAGCGAGTATATTAAGAGAGGAATCGAAGCAGATAATATCGAGTCCTTGTACAAGAAGGTTCACGCTGCTATCCGTGCCGATCTCTCTGCAAAGAAGTCTGAAAAGGCTCCTCCTAAGCAACACAAGAG GTTCAACTTGAAGAAGCTGACGTACGAGGAAAGGAAAGCTAAGTTGATTGATCGATTACACACCCTTAATGCTGCTGCCGGTGCGGATTCCGAAGACGAGGACTGA
- the LOC107927517 gene encoding 60S ribosomal protein L5 isoform X2, protein MVLASAYSHELPRYGLEVGLTNYAAAYCTGLLLGRRVLKLLEMDDEYPGNVEATGEDFSVEPTETRRPFRALLDVGLIRTTTGNNVFGALKGALDAGLDIPHSDKRFAGFSKDSKQLDAEVHRKYIYGGHVASYMRILMEDEPEKYQSHFSEYIKRGIEADNIESLYKKVHAAIRADLSAKKSEKAPPKQHKRFNLKKLTYEERKAKLIDRLHTLNAAAGADSEDED, encoded by the exons ATGGTTCTTGCTTCGGCTTACTCACATGAGCTTCCTCGTTATGGACTTGAAGTCGGTCTTACAAACTATGCCGCTG CTTATTGCACTGGATTACTTTTGGGACGCCGTGTCCTTAAGTTGCTTGAAATGGACGATGAATATCCAGGCAATGTGGAG GCTACCGGAGAGGATTTCTCAGTTGAGCCAACTGAGACAAGGAGGCCTTTCCGAGCTCTCCTTGATGTAGGACTGATCAGGACAACCACTGGAAACAATGTTTTTGGTGCACTAAAg GGAGCTTTGGATGCCGGTTTGGATATTCCTCATAGTGATAAGAGATTTGCCGGGTTCTCCAAGGATAGTAAGCAGCTTGATGCTGAAGTTCACCGCAAATACATTTACGGTGGTCACGTAGCCTCATATATGAGG ATTTTGATGGAAGACGAGCCAGAAAAGTATCAGTCTCACTTCAGCGAGTATATTAAGAGAGGAATCGAAGCAGATAATATCGAGTCCTTGTACAAGAAGGTTCACGCTGCTATCCGTGCCGATCTCTCTGCAAAGAAGTCTGAAAAGGCTCCTCCTAAGCAACACAAGAG GTTCAACTTGAAGAAGCTGACGTACGAGGAAAGGAAAGCTAAGTTGATTGATCGATTACACACCCTTAATGCTGCTGCCGGTGCGGATTCCGAAGACGAGGACTGA
- the LOC121214096 gene encoding F-box protein At1g19070-like, giving the protein MAMCVEDRISNLPDHIRCYILSFLPIQEAVRTSVISTKWRNLFASISTVDFDTYLLCRLTDGNVDSFKNFVDRLLKFPDQLSLDCFRLRGDEFDSWNDEGHGFDVSGWICAAVCRGAKEIDLYLDIFLSYFTNSFIHLPLTADTDIGCKRF; this is encoded by the coding sequence ATGGCGATGTGTGTCGAAGACAGGATCAGTAATCTTCCGGATCATATTCGTTGTTATATTTTGTCATTCCTTCCCATTCAAGAAGCAGTTCGAACCTCCGTTATTTCAACCAAGTGGAGAAACCTCTTTGCTTCAATTTCTACCGTTGACTTTGATACTTATTTACTGTGTCGTTTGACGGACGGAAACGTTGACAGCTTCAAGAACTTTGTTGATAGGTTGCTGAAATTCCCCGATCAACTAAGTTTAGATTGCTTTAGGCTACGTGGCGatgaatttgattcatggaaTGACGAAGGTCATGGTTTTGATGTTTCTGGTTGGATATGTGCTGCAGTGTGCCGTGGTGCCAAGGAAATTGATTTGTACTTAGATATTTTTTTGTCATACTTTACCAACTCTTTTATTCACTTGCCACTCACTGCTGACACTGACATTGGTTGCAAAAGATTCTAA